One Bradyrhizobium sp. ISRA464 genomic window carries:
- a CDS encoding DsrE family protein, translated as MHRRGILWGAVSAVGAVFAASRASATTEASPKKLKVVYHLDDLDKVNFVIGNIQNHLDGVGGPDNVTIALVIHGQALKAFHSAAANPDLARHVGQFAKDGIELAACGNTMKSQHISLTDLLPGFVSAEKGGVVRLAELQSQGYLYLRP; from the coding sequence ATGCATCGACGCGGCATCTTGTGGGGCGCCGTCTCGGCGGTCGGCGCGGTCTTCGCAGCGTCACGGGCGAGCGCGACCACGGAGGCGTCGCCGAAGAAGCTGAAAGTGGTCTATCACCTCGACGACCTCGACAAGGTCAACTTCGTGATCGGCAACATCCAGAACCATCTCGATGGTGTCGGCGGCCCCGACAATGTGACGATCGCGCTGGTGATACACGGCCAGGCATTGAAGGCGTTTCACTCGGCCGCGGCCAATCCCGACCTGGCGCGCCATGTCGGCCAGTTCGCGAAGGACGGGATCGAGCTCGCCGCCTGCGGCAACACCATGAAATCCCAGCACATCAGCCTGACCGACCTGCTCCCCGGCTTCGTCAGCGCCGAGAAGGGCGGCGTGGTCCGCCTCGCCGAGCTGCAGTCGCAGGGCTACCTCTATCTGCGGCCGTGA
- the gnd gene encoding phosphogluconate dehydrogenase (NAD(+)-dependent, decarboxylating), with protein sequence MQLGMIGLGRMGGNIVRRLMKHGHTTVVYDKDAKAVASLAADNAAPSSSLEDFVLKLQAPRTAWVMLPAGKITETTIDALSKLMQPGDVIIDGGNTFWQDDVRRGKALKQRGLHYVDVGTSGGIWGIERGYCMMIGGDKAVVDRLDPIFKALAPGLGDIPRTPGREGRDPRIEQGYIHAGPVGAGHFVKMIHNGIEYGLMQAYAEGFDILKNANIEALPPDHRFDLDIADIAEVWRRGSVIPSWLLDLTATALAENHTLDTYSGFVEDSGEGRWTVNAAVDEAVPAEVLTAALYTRFRSRKDHTFAEKILSAMRAGFGGHKEPPKKGQ encoded by the coding sequence ATGCAACTCGGCATGATCGGTCTGGGGCGGATGGGCGGCAATATCGTCCGCCGCCTGATGAAGCACGGTCACACGACCGTGGTCTACGACAAGGACGCCAAGGCGGTGGCGTCGCTCGCCGCCGACAATGCCGCGCCCTCCTCGTCGCTGGAGGACTTCGTGCTCAAGCTGCAGGCGCCGCGCACCGCCTGGGTGATGCTTCCGGCGGGCAAGATCACCGAGACCACCATCGACGCCCTGTCGAAATTGATGCAGCCGGGCGACGTCATCATCGACGGCGGCAACACGTTCTGGCAGGACGACGTCCGCCGCGGCAAGGCGCTGAAGCAGCGCGGGCTGCATTACGTCGATGTCGGCACCAGCGGCGGCATCTGGGGCATCGAGCGCGGCTACTGCATGATGATCGGCGGCGACAAGGCCGTGGTCGACCGGCTCGACCCGATCTTCAAGGCACTGGCGCCCGGCCTCGGCGACATCCCGCGCACGCCCGGCCGCGAGGGCCGGGATCCCCGCATCGAGCAGGGCTATATCCACGCTGGTCCCGTGGGCGCCGGACATTTCGTCAAGATGATCCATAACGGCATCGAATACGGGCTGATGCAGGCCTATGCCGAAGGTTTCGACATCCTCAAGAACGCCAACATCGAGGCGCTGCCGCCGGATCATCGCTTCGACCTCGACATTGCCGACATCGCCGAGGTGTGGCGGCGCGGCAGCGTGATCCCGTCATGGCTGCTCGATCTCACTGCGACCGCACTCGCGGAGAACCATACGCTCGACACCTACTCCGGGTTTGTCGAGGATTCCGGCGAGGGACGCTGGACCGTCAATGCGGCGGTCGACGAGGCCGTGCCGGCCGAGGTGCTGACCGCCGCGCTCTACACACGCTTCCGCTCACGCAAGGATCACACCTTCGCGGAGAAGATCCTCTCGGCGATGCGCGCAGGCTTCGGCGGCCACAAGGAGCCGCCCAAGAAGGGACAGTGA
- a CDS encoding PrkA family serine protein kinase — MYNDSLFNAFARSFEARSQTDMSMAEYLESCRSDPMRYANAAERLLAAIGEPQMIDTAKDPRLGRIFLNRTIRSYPAFAGFYGMEDTIERLVGFFRHAAQGLEERKQILYLLGPVGGGKSSLAERIKSLMEVHPIYVLKAGDELSPVFESPLGLFDPEQLGPMIEEKYGIPRRRLSGPMSPWAYKRLEAFGGDISQFRVARIQPSRLRQIAVAKTEPGDENNQDISSLVGKVDIRKLETYAQNDPDAYSYSGGLNRANQGVLEFVEMFKAPIKMLHPLLTATQEGNYIGTENIGAIPFTGIILAHSNEAEWQSFKTNKNNEAFIDRVCVIKVPYVLRVTEEQKIYEKLIQSSELAAAPCAPATLETMARFCVMSRLRKHENSTLFGKMRVYDGESLKESDPKARSVQEYRDAAGVDEGMDGVSTRFAFKVLASTFNHDTTEVGADAVHLMYVLEQAIRREQLPDEVEKRYLEFIKADLAPRYAEFIGNEIQKAYLESYADYGQNLFDRYVDYADAWIEDQDFKDPDTGQLMNRELLNQELTKIEKPAGIANPKDFRNEVVKFSLRSRAHNGGKNPSWTSYEKVRDVIEKRIFSQVEDLLPVISFGSKKDGETEKKHGEFVARMVERGYTERQVRRLVEWYMRVKQAG; from the coding sequence ATGTACAACGATTCTTTGTTCAACGCCTTTGCCAGGTCGTTTGAAGCACGAAGCCAGACCGACATGTCGATGGCCGAGTATTTGGAGTCGTGTCGAAGCGATCCGATGCGATATGCAAATGCGGCCGAGCGGTTATTGGCGGCGATCGGTGAGCCCCAGATGATCGACACGGCCAAGGACCCACGCCTTGGCCGTATCTTTTTGAACCGTACGATACGTTCCTATCCCGCCTTCGCCGGCTTCTACGGCATGGAAGACACGATCGAGCGCCTCGTCGGTTTCTTTCGCCATGCGGCACAGGGCCTCGAAGAGCGCAAGCAGATCCTTTACCTGCTCGGGCCGGTCGGCGGCGGCAAGTCGTCGCTCGCCGAGCGCATCAAGTCGTTGATGGAGGTTCACCCCATCTACGTCCTGAAGGCCGGTGACGAGCTCTCGCCCGTGTTCGAGAGCCCGCTCGGCCTGTTCGATCCGGAACAGCTTGGGCCGATGATCGAGGAGAAGTACGGCATCCCGCGACGCCGGCTGAGCGGACCGATGTCGCCATGGGCCTACAAGCGGCTCGAAGCCTTCGGCGGCGATATCTCGCAGTTCCGCGTCGCGCGCATCCAGCCCTCTCGGTTGCGCCAGATCGCGGTTGCGAAGACCGAGCCCGGTGACGAGAACAACCAGGACATCTCCTCGCTGGTCGGCAAGGTCGACATCCGCAAGCTTGAGACCTACGCGCAGAACGATCCGGACGCCTACAGCTATTCCGGCGGCCTCAATCGCGCCAACCAGGGCGTGCTCGAGTTCGTCGAAATGTTCAAGGCGCCGATCAAGATGCTGCATCCGCTGCTGACGGCGACGCAGGAAGGCAACTACATCGGCACCGAGAATATCGGCGCGATCCCCTTCACTGGCATCATCCTCGCGCACTCCAACGAAGCAGAGTGGCAGAGCTTCAAGACCAACAAGAACAACGAGGCCTTTATCGACCGCGTCTGTGTCATCAAGGTCCCGTATGTCCTGCGAGTGACCGAGGAGCAGAAGATCTACGAGAAGCTGATCCAGAGCTCCGAGCTCGCCGCCGCGCCCTGTGCACCGGCGACACTCGAAACGATGGCTCGCTTCTGCGTCATGTCGCGCCTGCGCAAGCACGAGAACTCGACGCTGTTTGGCAAGATGCGGGTCTATGACGGCGAGAGCCTGAAGGAGTCCGACCCGAAGGCGCGCAGCGTGCAGGAGTACCGGGACGCCGCCGGCGTCGACGAAGGCATGGACGGCGTCTCGACCCGCTTTGCCTTCAAGGTGCTGGCCTCGACCTTCAACCATGACACCACCGAGGTCGGCGCCGATGCGGTGCACCTGATGTATGTGCTGGAACAGGCGATCCGGCGCGAGCAGCTGCCCGACGAGGTCGAGAAGCGCTATCTCGAATTCATCAAGGCCGATCTCGCGCCACGCTATGCCGAGTTCATCGGCAACGAGATCCAGAAGGCCTATCTGGAATCCTACGCCGACTACGGGCAGAATCTGTTCGACCGCTATGTCGATTATGCCGACGCCTGGATCGAAGATCAGGACTTCAAGGATCCCGACACCGGTCAGCTGATGAACCGCGAGCTGTTGAACCAGGAGCTGACCAAGATCGAGAAGCCCGCCGGCATTGCCAACCCGAAGGATTTCCGCAACGAGGTCGTCAAGTTCTCGCTGCGGTCGCGGGCGCACAATGGCGGCAAGAATCCGAGCTGGACCTCCTATGAAAAGGTTCGTGACGTGATCGAGAAGCGGATCTTTTCGCAGGTCGAGGATCTGCTTCCGGTCATCTCGTTCGGTTCCAAGAAGGACGGCGAGACCGAGAAGAAGCACGGCGAGTTCGTCGCGCGGATGGTGGAGCGCGGTTATACCGAGCGCCAGGTCCGCCGCCTCGTCGAGTGGTACATGAGGGTGAAGCAGGCCGGTTAG
- a CDS encoding gluconokinase has product MGDKDSPCALVVMGVSGSGKSTIADHLAIRIGWRYEDGDTFHPPGNVAKMSAGQPLTDEDRRPWLQAIADEIDRTCKVRERAVIACSALKRTYRDILVHGRDDVRLIFLEGTQDLIAARLAARKGHFMPPALLTSQFRTLEPPTADERPIVVAIDRTVDTIVEDIVSQLNLDRP; this is encoded by the coding sequence GTGGGTGACAAGGACAGCCCCTGCGCACTGGTGGTGATGGGTGTTTCCGGCTCGGGCAAGAGCACTATCGCCGACCACCTCGCGATCAGGATCGGCTGGCGCTACGAGGACGGCGACACCTTCCACCCGCCGGGCAATGTCGCGAAGATGAGTGCGGGCCAGCCGCTGACCGACGAGGACCGCCGGCCGTGGCTGCAGGCGATCGCCGACGAGATCGACCGGACCTGCAAGGTGCGCGAACGCGCCGTGATCGCCTGCTCGGCGCTGAAGCGCACCTACCGCGACATCCTGGTGCATGGACGCGACGACGTCCGCCTCATTTTCCTCGAGGGCACGCAGGACCTGATCGCCGCACGCCTGGCCGCGCGCAAGGGCCATTTCATGCCGCCCGCTCTTCTCACCAGCCAGTTCAGGACGCTGGAACCGCCGACCGCCGATGAGCGCCCGATCGTGGTCGCGATCGACCGCACGGTCGACACCATTGTCGAAGACATTGTCAGCCAACTCAACCTGGACCGCCCATGA
- the zwf gene encoding glucose-6-phosphate dehydrogenase translates to MAEGHVQKKPDPCSFIIFGATGDLTHRLVIPALYNLAAGNLLPDKFCVVGIARKGMSGDQMTDSLMQGLRKFATRPVDDAIAKRLFECVTSIEADPRDPASFDAMSERLEKLEKARGTGGNRLFYLATPPNAFLPISEQLGRTGMLEENGAWRRLVVEKPFGTDLASAKALNAALLKLMDEHQIYRIDHYLGKETVQNILVLRFANGMFEPIWNRTHIDHVQITVDEKIGVGHRGSFYDATGALRDMVPNHLFQLLSLVTMEPPARFDAHAVRSEKAEVLSAIQIQSEHDALYNSVRGQYRGGKVGDTEIEDYLKTPDVRPDSTTETYAALKLTIDNWRWAGVPFYLRTGKALGIKRTEIAIKFKQAPFSMFRSTPVDRLSQNYLVISTEPTEGIELQFNTKVPGPVIDIDGVEMKFRYKDYFKAEPSTGYETLIYDCMIGDNILFQRADSVEAGWQAVQPFLDAWKNAGGRGLQPYKAGCEGPEAANALLTRDGRSWRKLG, encoded by the coding sequence ATGGCTGAAGGTCACGTACAGAAGAAACCCGACCCCTGCTCCTTCATCATCTTCGGCGCCACCGGTGATCTGACGCACCGGCTGGTGATCCCCGCCCTCTACAATCTCGCTGCCGGCAACCTGCTGCCGGACAAGTTCTGCGTCGTTGGCATTGCCCGCAAGGGCATGTCGGGCGACCAGATGACCGACAGCCTGATGCAGGGGCTGCGCAAATTCGCCACCCGTCCCGTGGACGATGCAATTGCCAAGCGGCTGTTCGAATGCGTCACCTCGATCGAAGCCGACCCGAGAGACCCTGCGTCCTTCGATGCGATGAGTGAACGGCTCGAAAAGCTCGAAAAGGCGCGCGGCACCGGCGGCAACCGGCTGTTCTATCTCGCGACCCCGCCCAACGCGTTCCTGCCGATCAGCGAGCAGCTTGGACGTACCGGAATGCTGGAAGAGAACGGCGCCTGGCGGCGATTGGTGGTGGAGAAGCCGTTCGGCACCGATCTCGCATCGGCCAAGGCGCTGAATGCCGCGCTGCTGAAGCTGATGGACGAGCATCAGATCTACCGGATCGACCACTATCTCGGCAAGGAAACCGTCCAGAACATCCTGGTATTGCGGTTTGCCAACGGCATGTTCGAGCCGATCTGGAACCGCACTCACATCGACCACGTCCAGATCACGGTCGACGAGAAGATCGGCGTCGGCCATCGCGGCAGCTTCTACGACGCCACCGGTGCGCTGCGCGACATGGTGCCGAACCACCTGTTTCAGTTGTTGTCGCTGGTGACGATGGAGCCGCCCGCGCGGTTCGATGCACATGCGGTGCGGTCGGAAAAGGCCGAAGTGCTCAGCGCGATTCAGATCCAGAGCGAGCATGACGCGCTATACAATTCGGTGCGCGGCCAGTACCGCGGCGGCAAGGTCGGCGACACCGAGATCGAGGATTATCTGAAGACACCCGACGTCAGGCCCGATAGCACGACCGAGACCTATGCCGCGCTGAAGCTGACGATCGACAACTGGCGCTGGGCCGGCGTGCCGTTCTATCTGCGCACCGGCAAGGCGCTCGGCATCAAGCGCACCGAGATCGCGATCAAGTTCAAGCAGGCGCCGTTCTCGATGTTCCGTAGCACGCCGGTCGACCGCCTGTCGCAGAACTATCTGGTCATCTCGACCGAGCCGACCGAGGGCATCGAGCTGCAGTTCAACACCAAGGTGCCGGGCCCGGTCATCGATATCGACGGCGTCGAAATGAAGTTCCGCTACAAGGACTACTTTAAGGCGGAGCCATCGACCGGCTACGAGACGCTGATCTACGACTGCATGATCGGCGACAACATCCTGTTCCAGCGCGCCGACAGCGTCGAGGCCGGCTGGCAGGCGGTGCAACCCTTCCTCGATGCCTGGAAGAACGCCGGCGGACGCGGCCTGCAGCCCTACAAGGCCGGCTGCGAAGGGCCGGAAGCCGCCAACGCGCTGTTGACGCGCGACGGCCGCAGCTGGCGGAAGCTCGGCTGA
- a CDS encoding bifunctional transaldolase/phosoglucose isomerase, with the protein MNPVKALEHHGQAVWLDFLARGFVAKGDLKRLIETDGVKGVTSNPSIFEKAIGSSDEYDGAIGQALQRGDRSVADLFEHVAVADIQHAADVLRPVYDRTEGGDGFVSLEVSPYLALDTNGTIAEAERLWKDVHRKNLMVKVPATPEGLPAIEQLIGEGISINITLLFSQKVYRQVAEAYLKGIEKYVAKGGDPSHIASVASFFVSRIDTAVDKQLDEKIARANDPSEKERLAALKGKVAIANAKLAYQDYKRLFAGPRWDKLKAKGAKPQRLLWASTGTKNKDYSDVLYVEELIGPDTVNTMPPATLEAFRDHGKLRDSLEEDIDNARRVLDELEKSGISLDAITAELVKDGVKLFADAADKLYGAVAYKRATSLGGIDHQKLVLGPTIEKAVEKSTEEWRAAGKIRRLWQKDKSVWTGDDENKWLGWLTSAASANVPDYEDFARRVHGQQFTDAVVLGMGGSSLGPEVLAETFPHKSGFPKLRVLDSTDPAQVRAMEESVDIAKTLFIVSSKSGGTTEPNVMKDYFFDRVAKAIGKDKAGHRFIAVTDPGSSLQKVAIKQGFARIFYGDPTIGGRYSVLSPFGLVPAAAAGIDVRSLVHHALAMVRSCGADVPPHENPGAQLGLAMGLAGLEGRDKVTIFASPKVADFGAWAEQLIAESTGKDGKGLIPIDGETIGDPISYGNDRFFIDLRTEGEDDTAHEAKLAALAAAGHPVVRIVMKSIDHIGQEFFRFEIATAVAGSILGINPFNQPDVEAAKVKTRELTAAFEKTGALPEEQPVVSSAEADLYTDAQNAEELRKAGADGDLNSWIRAHLSRCGRGDYVALLAYIEREHDTIDSMQTMRLKVRDAKHLATCAEFGPRFLHSTGQAYKGGPDSGVFLQVTADDAKDLPVPGQKASFGVIKAAQARGDFDVLTERGRRALRVHLKGDLASGLAALDAAISAALN; encoded by the coding sequence ATGAATCCCGTCAAAGCACTCGAACACCATGGCCAGGCAGTCTGGCTGGACTTCCTGGCCCGCGGCTTCGTCGCCAAGGGCGACCTGAAGCGGCTGATCGAGACCGACGGCGTTAAGGGCGTAACGTCCAACCCCTCGATTTTCGAGAAGGCGATCGGCAGCTCGGACGAATATGACGGTGCGATCGGCCAGGCCCTCCAGAGGGGCGACCGCTCGGTCGCCGACCTGTTTGAGCATGTCGCGGTCGCGGACATCCAGCATGCCGCCGACGTGCTGCGCCCGGTGTACGACCGGACTGAGGGCGGCGATGGCTTCGTCAGCCTGGAAGTGTCCCCCTATCTCGCATTGGACACCAACGGCACGATCGCCGAAGCCGAGCGGCTGTGGAAGGACGTCCACCGCAAGAACCTGATGGTCAAGGTGCCTGCGACGCCGGAAGGCCTGCCTGCGATCGAACAGCTGATCGGCGAAGGCATCAGCATCAACATCACGCTGCTGTTCTCGCAGAAGGTCTACCGCCAGGTGGCGGAAGCCTATCTCAAGGGCATCGAAAAATATGTCGCCAAGGGCGGCGATCCCTCCCATATCGCAAGCGTCGCGAGCTTCTTCGTCAGCCGCATCGATACCGCGGTCGACAAGCAGCTCGACGAGAAGATCGCCAGGGCGAACGACCCGTCCGAAAAGGAGCGGCTCGCCGCATTGAAGGGCAAGGTCGCGATCGCCAACGCCAAGCTGGCCTACCAGGACTACAAGCGCCTGTTCGCGGGCCCCCGTTGGGACAAGCTCAAGGCCAAGGGCGCCAAGCCGCAGCGGCTGCTGTGGGCCTCGACCGGCACCAAGAACAAGGATTACAGCGACGTCCTCTACGTCGAGGAGCTGATCGGTCCCGACACCGTCAACACCATGCCACCGGCTACGCTCGAGGCCTTCCGCGACCACGGCAAACTGCGCGACAGCCTCGAGGAGGATATCGACAACGCCCGGCGCGTGCTGGACGAGCTGGAGAAATCCGGCATCTCGCTCGACGCGATCACCGCGGAACTGGTGAAGGACGGCGTCAAGCTGTTCGCCGACGCGGCCGACAAGCTCTACGGCGCGGTTGCCTACAAGCGCGCGACCTCGCTGGGCGGCATCGACCATCAGAAGCTTGTGCTCGGCCCGACCATCGAAAAGGCGGTCGAGAAGAGCACCGAGGAGTGGCGCGCCGCCGGCAAGATCCGCAGGCTTTGGCAGAAGGACAAGTCGGTCTGGACCGGCGACGACGAGAACAAATGGCTGGGCTGGCTCACCAGCGCCGCCTCGGCCAACGTCCCCGACTACGAGGATTTCGCCCGCCGCGTGCACGGGCAACAGTTCACGGACGCCGTCGTGCTCGGCATGGGCGGATCGAGCCTCGGTCCGGAGGTGCTGGCCGAAACCTTCCCGCACAAATCCGGCTTCCCGAAGCTGCGCGTGCTCGACTCCACCGATCCGGCGCAGGTGCGCGCGATGGAGGAGAGCGTCGACATCGCCAAGACGCTGTTCATTGTCTCCTCCAAGTCCGGCGGCACCACCGAGCCGAACGTGATGAAGGACTATTTCTTCGATCGCGTTGCCAAGGCGATCGGGAAGGACAAGGCTGGCCACCGCTTCATTGCCGTGACCGATCCCGGCTCGTCGCTGCAGAAGGTCGCTATCAAGCAGGGCTTTGCCCGCATCTTCTACGGCGATCCCACGATCGGCGGCCGCTATTCCGTGCTCTCGCCATTCGGGCTGGTGCCGGCGGCCGCTGCCGGCATCGACGTCCGCAGCCTGGTCCACCATGCGCTCGCCATGGTGCGCTCCTGCGGCGCCGACGTGCCGCCGCATGAGAACCCCGGCGCGCAGCTCGGCCTTGCCATGGGCCTTGCCGGCCTCGAGGGCCGCGACAAGGTGACGATCTTCGCCTCGCCAAAGGTCGCCGATTTCGGCGCCTGGGCCGAGCAGTTGATCGCGGAATCGACCGGCAAGGACGGCAAGGGCCTGATCCCGATCGACGGCGAAACGATCGGCGACCCCATCAGCTACGGCAACGACCGCTTCTTCATCGACCTGCGCACCGAGGGCGAGGACGATACCGCCCATGAGGCAAAGCTCGCCGCGCTCGCGGCCGCCGGCCATCCGGTCGTGCGGATCGTGATGAAATCGATCGACCATATCGGCCAGGAGTTCTTCCGCTTCGAGATCGCAACCGCGGTGGCAGGCTCGATCCTCGGCATCAACCCGTTCAACCAGCCCGACGTCGAGGCCGCGAAGGTCAAGACGCGCGAACTCACGGCGGCGTTCGAGAAGACCGGCGCGCTGCCCGAGGAGCAACCGGTGGTGTCGTCGGCGGAAGCCGATCTCTACACCGACGCGCAGAACGCCGAGGAGCTGCGCAAGGCCGGCGCCGACGGCGACCTCAACTCATGGATCAGAGCGCATCTTTCGCGCTGCGGCCGCGGCGACTATGTCGCCCTGCTCGCCTATATCGAGCGCGAGCACGACACCATCGACAGCATGCAGACGATGCGGCTGAAGGTGCGTGACGCCAAGCACCTTGCGACCTGTGCCGAGTTTGGCCCGCGCTTCCTGCACTCGACCGGGCAGGCCTACAAGGGCGGGCCCGACAGCGGCGTGTTCCTGCAGGTCACGGCGGACGACGCCAAGGACCTGCCGGTTCCCGGCCAAAAGGCGAGCTTCGGCGTGATCAAGGCAGCGCAGGCGCGCGGCGATTTCGACGTGCTCACGGAGCGCGGCCGACGGGCCCTGCGCGTGCATCTCAAGGGCGATCTCGCCTCCGGATTGGCGGCGCTCGATGCCGCGATCTCGGCGGCGCTGAACTGA
- the pgl gene encoding 6-phosphogluconolactonase, with the protein MAAGSERRVIAVADPAALAKAAAERVIARIAENNGRIAICLTGGSSPKALYQLLATPEYRSRIPWDRVEWFIGDERLVPRKDPLHNMSMARQAFLDRCAPAANVHPIATDTADLLDPDKSAALYENELMAFYGAEQLDPARPLFDLVLMGVGPDGHTASLFPGYPAVEETARWVVGVPKANVEPFVPRVSLTLPALASCREMLFEIAGQGKRAILTRLLAGENLPANRARSQHETIWLVDQAALPEDFRG; encoded by the coding sequence ATGGCAGCGGGCAGCGAGCGCAGGGTCATCGCCGTCGCCGATCCGGCGGCGCTGGCAAAGGCTGCGGCCGAGCGCGTGATCGCGCGGATCGCGGAGAACAACGGCCGGATCGCGATCTGCCTCACCGGCGGCTCCAGCCCCAAGGCGCTCTACCAGCTCTTGGCGACGCCGGAGTATCGCAGCAGGATCCCATGGGACCGCGTGGAGTGGTTCATCGGCGACGAACGCCTGGTGCCGCGCAAGGACCCGCTGCACAACATGAGCATGGCACGCCAGGCCTTTCTCGACCGTTGCGCGCCGGCCGCCAATGTCCATCCGATTGCCACTGACACGGCCGACCTCCTGGACCCGGACAAGAGTGCTGCGCTCTACGAGAACGAGCTGATGGCCTTCTACGGCGCCGAACAGCTCGATCCGGCGCGGCCGCTGTTCGACCTCGTGCTGATGGGCGTCGGCCCCGACGGCCACACCGCCTCGCTGTTTCCCGGCTACCCGGCGGTCGAGGAGACCGCGCGCTGGGTGGTCGGGGTGCCCAAAGCCAATGTCGAGCCGTTCGTGCCGCGCGTCTCGCTGACCCTGCCCGCGCTCGCCTCCTGCCGCGAGATGCTGTTCGAGATCGCGGGCCAAGGCAAGCGCGCGATCTTGACGCGACTGCTCGCGGGCGAGAACCTTCCGGCGAATCGCGCGCGATCGCAGCACGAGACCATCTGGCTCGTCGATCAGGCCGCGCTGCCGGAGGATTTTCGTGGGTGA
- a CDS encoding YeaH/YhbH family protein, giving the protein MHIVDRRLNPGSKSLENRQRFLRRAKALVQGAVKKSSQNRDIKDVLEGGEVTIPLDGMDEPRFRREGGTRDMVLPGNKKFVEGDWLPRPNQSGAKGSGAGEGDSEDAFRFVLSRDEFVDLFLDDLELPDLAKRKLAETESEGIQRAGYATSGSPANISISRTVSRALARRVALRRPRKEDIEALEAELAECEDAARRRELLALLEALKAKAKRIPFIDPIDIRYRRFEAVPKPVAQAVMFCLMDVSGSMSEHMKDLAKRFYMLLYVFLKRRYRHVEIVFIRHTDRAEEVDEETFFHGPASGGTLVSSALVAMDEIVRTRFRPADWNIYAAQASDGDNMTSDSALTGQLLTDRILPVSQFFAYLEVGEAANYTFDMPDSSLWTLYERLRNDGAPLSMRKVSERGEIFPVFQDLFKRRGKQERVA; this is encoded by the coding sequence ATGCATATCGTCGATCGGCGGCTCAATCCGGGTAGCAAGAGCCTGGAGAACCGCCAGCGCTTCCTGCGGCGCGCCAAGGCGCTGGTTCAGGGAGCCGTAAAGAAGTCGTCGCAGAACCGGGACATCAAGGATGTCCTGGAAGGCGGCGAAGTGACGATCCCGCTGGACGGCATGGACGAGCCGCGGTTCCGACGCGAGGGCGGCACGCGTGACATGGTGCTGCCCGGCAACAAGAAATTCGTCGAAGGCGACTGGTTGCCGCGTCCGAACCAGAGCGGAGCCAAGGGCTCGGGAGCCGGCGAGGGCGACAGCGAGGACGCGTTCCGTTTCGTGCTCAGCCGCGACGAGTTCGTCGACCTGTTCCTCGATGACTTGGAATTGCCGGACCTTGCCAAGCGCAAGCTTGCGGAGACCGAGAGCGAGGGCATCCAGCGCGCCGGCTACGCCACGTCGGGCTCGCCGGCGAACATCTCGATCAGCCGCACCGTGAGCCGGGCGCTGGCGCGCCGCGTGGCGCTGCGCCGACCGCGCAAGGAGGACATCGAGGCCCTCGAGGCCGAACTTGCGGAATGTGAAGATGCGGCGCGCCGGCGCGAACTGCTGGCGCTGCTCGAGGCGCTGAAGGCGAAGGCCAAGCGGATCCCGTTCATCGATCCGATCGACATCCGCTACCGCCGTTTCGAGGCGGTGCCGAAACCGGTGGCGCAAGCTGTGATGTTCTGCCTGATGGACGTCTCGGGGTCGATGTCCGAGCACATGAAGGATCTGGCAAAGCGGTTCTACATGCTGCTCTACGTCTTCCTGAAGCGGCGTTATCGTCATGTCGAGATCGTGTTCATCCGTCATACCGACCGCGCCGAGGAGGTCGACGAGGAGACCTTTTTCCACGGGCCGGCCTCCGGCGGCACGTTGGTGTCGAGCGCGCTGGTCGCGATGGACGAGATCGTTCGTACGCGCTTCCGCCCGGCGGACTGGAACATCTACGCCGCCCAGGCCTCCGACGGCGACAACATGACGTCCGACAGCGCGCTGACGGGCCAGCTTCTGACCGATAGGATCCTGCCGGTGAGCCAGTTCTTCGCCTATCTCGAGGTCGGCGAGGCCGCCAACTACACCTTCGACATGCCAGATTCCTCGCTCTGGACGCTCTACGAGCGCCTGCGCAACGATGGCGCGCCGCTGTCGATGCGCAAGGTGAGCGAGCGCGGTGAAATCTTCCCGGTGTTCCAGGACCTGTTCAAGCGCCGCGGCAAGCAGGAAAGGGTTGCGTGA